A window of Cryptomeria japonica chromosome 3, Sugi_1.0, whole genome shotgun sequence contains these coding sequences:
- the LOC131078608 gene encoding gibberellin 2-beta-dioxygenase 3 has translation MDVKSLFHSDFENYYSFMGINHYTPKDKEMDEEVMHPHTDIGCFSMLYTNNTLGLQVKSKEGKWLDVIPVPYSFVVMASDLLKVWTNGRFHSTEHRVVYKGWKERISVAYVVLFSETHFACTV, from the exons ATGGATGTCAAGTCACTATTCCATTCTGATTTTGAGAACTACTATTCTTTTATGGGTATAAACCACTACACACCCAAGGACAAAGAAATGGACGAGGAGGTTATGCATCCACATACAGATATCGGCTGCTTCTCAATGCTTTACACTAACAATACCCTGGGTCTTCAAGTAAAATCAAAGGAAGGGAAGTGGTTGGACGTTATTCCTGTACCTTATTCATTTGTTGTTATGGCAAGCGATCTCCTCAAG GTATGGACCAATGGAAGGTTCCACAGTACAGAACATCGAGTTGTTTATAAAGGATGGAAGGAACGTATATCTGTTGCCTATGTTGTGCTCTTTTCAGAGACACATTTTGCATGCACCGTATAA